GCTCATACGATTGCCGCGAAGTGTCAGCAAATTGAAACGTAAACCGGGTATACTTCTTTTTTAGTGCCTGCCTTCGCAACTCCCCTTTGAGGTCGTCGTCGGAGCGTCCGATGAGACGAACGCAAAGTTGTCCCCACACATCGTTGTGACCGAGACGAAACGTCCCCGGTCCAGTGCGGGTTACATTGGCTTCGACGATGTCTAACTCGAGGTCGAACGGTCCTAAATGGTCGGCAGGCATAACAAAGCTCCTCTGAACCCCTAATTTGCAAAAAAGTTAACCCAAATGCCAATGCCTCACCTTGTGAGTGTGTGTTGACAATAGAAGTATTATTGAAGATCGACTGATTTACAAGTAAGTACGAATAAATGGCTTTTTCGCGAATTGAGAAATATATTCCGCTTGGTAAGTGTGACGAATGTACGAAATTTATGGGGTTTCCCCGCAACGGAAAGGATATTTCATGGCTGACAGTGCTTGGCAACAGCAGATTGATGCGCTGGAAAAGGAAATCGTCGAGCGTAAGCAGCAACTGGCAGCTCTCCGGTTGCAAGGTCCACGTTCCGAAGTACCAGACTACACATTCCGGCGTAGCGATGGGTCCAAGGTGAAACTCTCCGAACTGTTCGGCGATAAATCGGAGTTGCTCATTGTTCATAACATGGGCAAGTCGTGTCCGTATTGCACGTTGTGGGCGGATGGTTTTAACGGGTTATACTTTCACATTGAAAACAAAGCCGGTTTTGCGGTGAGTTCGCCCGATACGCCGGAGGTAATGAACGAGTTTGCTAAATCCAGGAACTGGCGGTTCACCATGCT
This bacterium DNA region includes the following protein-coding sequences:
- a CDS encoding DUF899 family protein, whose translation is MADSAWQQQIDALEKEIVERKQQLAALRLQGPRSEVPDYTFRRSDGSKVKLSELFGDKSELLIVHNMGKSCPYCTLWADGFNGLYFHIENKAGFAVSSPDTPEVMNEFAKSRNWRFTMLSTQENSFKRDLGFEVNGDYLPGVSSFAKTPEGKIEHVAWSYFGPGDDFNATWFFFDLLPSGRADWHPRFKY